The Pedobacter roseus genome contains a region encoding:
- a CDS encoding outer membrane beta-barrel protein, giving the protein MKILYAISLSLSLFLTASTAFAQTNPKPNISGVILDENKKPADYVTVVLFKSADSSIVKTAFTDPNGTFGFTVTNKGSYFYKASNMGYKTFKSKIIVLTEDNQKVDLGSAQLVATAQNLKEVSVAVTKPLIERKMDKIVMNVSNSAIMTGSTALEVLQKAPGVTVDQNDKISMMGKQGVLIQLDGKQTYMSSADVANLLRNMQSSEIESIELITNPSSKYDASGNSGIINIKTKKSKNGGTNGSINGTAGYGKNFRGNAGLNLNHRTQKLNIFGNYNYGKNERENQIDIDRISNGKTKDTYFMQVGSSLRKQQNNNFKAGLDYFIDKNNTIGVLVNGYFNHGTEASVNNTLIGPSFQKTDSILISNTLQTNKYNNLSYNLNYKSVLDTAGSEISADVDYSRYNGNDGSKYDNDYLFANGDRMRPIVHTRNNTPSVIDIKAFKVDYNVALSKTVKLEAGVKSSWVKTNNDLQAEEFVNNNWQNDVRRSNQFIYDENVNAAYTNLNKQFKNTSVQVGLRVEQTNSKGNLITTNTVVERSYWDFFPTLFVQQNLSKNNQLGFSYSRRIDRPSYDALNPFVYYLDQYTYNKGNPFLNPQYTNNFEVSYTLLQKYMISIGYSRVNDVIMEVLLPDTAQKALYQTNANIARNISYNANLNIPVQVTKWWQMNNNLNVFYLSFQAPDLAGNELKTAKTSFQFKTQQTFTIMSGFTAELNGSYESPLYYGTFAIRPRYSIDAGLSKALFNKKASLKLALSDVFNTYKTNLSSIYSGLTYEVRQKNESQIGRISFTYRFGKNEIKPARRRSTGTEAEQGRMKN; this is encoded by the coding sequence ATGAAAATATTATACGCGATATCACTTTCCTTAAGCCTCTTTTTAACCGCTTCAACGGCTTTTGCACAAACCAATCCTAAGCCAAACATCAGCGGGGTAATTTTAGATGAGAATAAAAAACCTGCCGATTATGTTACCGTTGTACTTTTCAAATCGGCTGATTCGAGCATCGTTAAAACGGCTTTTACTGATCCGAACGGAACTTTTGGTTTTACCGTGACGAATAAAGGAAGCTACTTTTACAAAGCCAGTAATATGGGCTATAAAACCTTTAAGAGCAAAATCATTGTTTTAACGGAAGATAATCAAAAGGTAGATTTAGGTTCGGCACAGCTTGTTGCAACTGCACAGAATTTAAAAGAAGTGAGTGTGGCGGTAACCAAACCATTGATCGAAAGAAAAATGGATAAGATCGTAATGAATGTTTCTAACAGTGCAATCATGACGGGTTCTACTGCGCTCGAGGTGTTGCAAAAAGCGCCTGGTGTAACTGTCGATCAGAATGATAAAATATCGATGATGGGCAAACAGGGTGTACTGATCCAGCTTGATGGAAAACAGACTTACATGAGCAGTGCCGATGTGGCCAACCTGCTCCGTAACATGCAAAGTTCGGAAATTGAAAGCATTGAGTTGATCACCAATCCTTCCTCCAAATACGATGCTTCTGGTAATTCGGGGATCATCAATATAAAAACCAAAAAAAGCAAAAATGGTGGTACAAATGGTAGTATAAATGGAACGGCTGGTTACGGTAAAAATTTTAGGGGTAACGCGGGCTTAAATCTTAACCATAGAACACAAAAACTGAATATTTTTGGTAACTACAATTATGGTAAAAATGAACGTGAAAACCAGATTGATATCGATCGGATTTCTAACGGTAAAACAAAGGATACCTATTTTATGCAGGTGGGCAGCAGTCTTAGAAAGCAACAGAACAACAACTTCAAGGCTGGTTTAGATTATTTTATCGATAAAAACAATACCATTGGTGTATTGGTAAACGGTTACTTTAACCACGGTACAGAGGCCTCGGTAAATAATACGTTAATAGGCCCGTCATTTCAAAAAACAGATTCTATATTGATTTCGAATACGTTGCAAACCAATAAGTATAACAATCTTTCTTATAACTTAAACTATAAATCGGTTCTAGATACTGCCGGGTCGGAAATTTCGGCCGATGTAGATTATTCAAGATACAATGGAAATGATGGATCGAAATATGATAACGATTATCTGTTCGCAAATGGTGACAGGATGCGCCCTATTGTTCACACCAGAAACAACACGCCTTCTGTTATAGATATTAAAGCTTTTAAGGTTGATTATAATGTTGCATTGAGCAAAACGGTTAAACTTGAAGCAGGTGTTAAAAGCAGCTGGGTTAAAACCAATAACGATCTACAAGCGGAAGAATTTGTAAACAATAACTGGCAGAACGATGTACGCCGGAGCAACCAGTTTATTTACGATGAAAATGTAAACGCAGCCTATACCAATTTAAACAAGCAGTTTAAAAATACCAGTGTACAAGTTGGTTTAAGGGTAGAACAAACCAATTCGAAAGGGAATTTAATTACCACAAATACTGTTGTTGAGCGGAGTTACTGGGATTTCTTTCCAACGTTGTTTGTTCAGCAGAACCTTTCGAAAAACAACCAGCTGGGTTTCTCTTACAGTAGAAGGATCGATCGTCCGAGTTACGATGCCTTAAATCCTTTTGTGTATTACCTGGATCAATATACCTATAACAAGGGTAACCCCTTTTTGAACCCACAGTATACTAACAATTTCGAAGTGAGTTATACTTTGTTACAAAAATACATGATATCTATTGGTTATAGCAGGGTTAACGACGTTATTATGGAGGTACTTTTGCCAGATACTGCTCAAAAAGCTTTATATCAAACTAATGCTAACATTGCCAGAAATATCAGTTATAATGCCAATTTGAATATACCCGTTCAGGTTACCAAATGGTGGCAGATGAATAATAATTTAAATGTTTTCTACCTGAGTTTCCAGGCACCAGATTTGGCTGGGAATGAATTAAAAACAGCAAAAACATCTTTTCAGTTTAAAACCCAACAAACCTTTACCATTATGAGTGGTTTTACTGCAGAACTGAATGGTAGTTACGAATCGCCTCTTTACTACGGTACTTTTGCCATCAGGCCCCGCTATTCCATTGATGCTGGTTTAAGCAAAGCATTATTTAATAAAAAAGCGAGTTTGAAACTGGCTTTATCTGATGTGTTTAATACCTATAAAACCAATTTATCGAGCATATACTCTGGTTTAACATACGAAGTGCGCCAAAAGAACGAAAGTCAGATCGGTAGGATCAGTTTCACTTACCGTTTTGGTAAAAACGAGATTAAACCAGCACGCCGCCGCTCAACAGGTACTGAAGCTGAGCAGGGAAGGATGAAGAATTAG
- a CDS encoding N-acetylmuramoyl-L-alanine amidase, protein MLFSRLSKSSAFFTLSFVLVLSACSTNKYAATEKIYKEKAKDFSKIISTTPPAGQLYDSLEATNQTWVGSVNFGIRKPNFVVIHHTAQDSLAQTIKTFFSTKAGTSAHYVVSRDGKVVHMVNDYLRANHAGISKWGKDTDLNSSSIGIELDNNGLTDPWPDAQINSLLKLLATLKKTYNIPTANFIGHADIAPKRKNDPKNFPWKKLADKGFGYWYDDVLKNPPLDFNTEMALKYIGYDTSNLPAAITAFKIHFIQSDITPTLTPVDILVLYNVYTKY, encoded by the coding sequence ATGTTATTTTCCAGATTATCAAAATCATCAGCCTTTTTTACTTTATCGTTCGTACTCGTTTTATCAGCCTGCAGTACCAATAAATACGCTGCAACAGAAAAAATATATAAAGAAAAGGCAAAAGATTTTTCGAAAATAATCAGTACAACTCCTCCGGCAGGTCAGCTTTACGATTCATTAGAAGCAACAAATCAAACCTGGGTTGGTTCTGTAAATTTTGGGATACGTAAGCCTAATTTTGTGGTAATCCACCATACGGCACAGGATAGTCTGGCACAAACCATCAAAACATTTTTCTCTACCAAAGCAGGTACCAGTGCGCATTATGTTGTGAGTAGAGATGGTAAAGTGGTACACATGGTTAACGATTACCTCCGTGCCAACCACGCCGGAATAAGCAAATGGGGCAAAGATACCGACCTCAATTCTTCATCGATAGGTATTGAACTGGATAACAACGGATTAACAGACCCTTGGCCTGATGCGCAGATTAATAGTTTGCTGAAGTTATTGGCTACCTTAAAGAAAACCTATAACATCCCGACAGCAAATTTTATCGGTCATGCTGATATTGCACCTAAACGCAAAAACGATCCGAAAAACTTCCCCTGGAAAAAACTGGCCGATAAAGGTTTCGGTTATTGGTATGATGATGTGCTGAAAAACCCACCATTGGATTTTAATACAGAAATGGCTTTAAAATACATCGGTTACGACACCAGCAACCTGCCCGCAGCAATTACAGCTTTTAAAATCCATTTTATACAGAGTGATATTACGCCAACTTTAACACCAGTGGATATTTTGGTATTGTATAATGTGTATACGAAGTATTAA
- a CDS encoding GNAT family N-acetyltransferase, protein MITLRKAKEEDLEIIRDIAAATWPSTYLDIIGQAQIDYMLDKMYNRGELLKQLMEGHIFLIAEEGENQFGFAGYSITGHEERIYKLHKLYVLPSAHGKGVGKILINEVFNQVKDAGGSALQLNVNKHNKAKDFYLKGGFTIKESVKLDIGEGYFMDDYVMEYKF, encoded by the coding sequence ATGATTACCCTTAGAAAAGCAAAAGAAGAAGATTTAGAAATCATCAGGGATATTGCTGCAGCAACCTGGCCATCAACTTATCTTGATATCATCGGGCAGGCACAGATTGATTACATGCTGGATAAAATGTATAACCGGGGCGAACTCTTGAAACAATTGATGGAGGGACATATTTTCCTGATTGCCGAAGAAGGTGAAAATCAATTCGGTTTTGCAGGTTATTCTATCACCGGGCATGAAGAGCGGATATACAAACTGCACAAACTTTATGTGTTGCCTTCTGCTCACGGTAAAGGCGTAGGCAAAATTTTGATTAACGAGGTATTTAACCAGGTAAAAGATGCCGGCGGAAGTGCGCTACAACTTAATGTCAATAAACATAATAAAGCCAAAGACTTCTACCTAAAAGGAGGTTTTACCATTAAAGAATCGGTAAAACTTGATATCGGCGAGGGTTATTTTATGGACGATTATGTAATGGAATATAAGTTTTAA
- a CDS encoding dipeptidyl-peptidase 3 family protein, whose protein sequence is MKNLYKSTLIFSVLAIAAGSISSCTGDNKPADGKTTATVQKDSLTNYVAQRLAIYERVKLTTNINQLSVNDRKILPLLIQAAEIMDELYWKQAYPQRDSLLATIKDEKTRDFLNINYGPWDRLNNDKAFVEGVGVKPEGASFYPYGITKEAIEKSDLADKFGAYSVVQKDSAGKLTTVPYHVLFASELQKVSSLLKQAALITEDAGLKKYLNLRADALVTDNFTASDYAWLDMKTNGLDIIIGPIENYEDKLFNARTSYEAYVLIKDKEWSKRLAKYVKMLPELQKNLPVAAKYKTETPGTDSELNAYDVVYYAGDCNAGSKTIAVNLPNDEKIQQEKGTRRSQLKNAMQAKFDKILVPISKELIDADQQQYIKFDAFFANVMFHEVAHGLGIKKTITGKGFVRASLKEQYSWLEEGKADILGLYMVTGLLKKGELKGDIKDYYTTFMAGILRSVRFGVSEAHGKANMQCFNYFQEKGAFERTAKGTYKVNFEKFATAMNDLSAFIITLQGNGDKVAVEKAQKEKAIIHPELQTDLDRLTKKNIPVDVVFEQGVDVLGVK, encoded by the coding sequence ATGAAGAATTTATACAAATCAACCCTGATTTTCTCTGTACTGGCTATTGCGGCCGGATCGATCTCATCCTGCACAGGGGATAATAAGCCTGCCGATGGAAAGACTACCGCAACCGTACAAAAAGATAGTTTAACCAATTATGTTGCACAGCGTTTGGCCATTTACGAAAGGGTTAAATTGACTACCAATATCAATCAATTAAGTGTTAACGACCGTAAAATTTTGCCTTTATTAATCCAGGCGGCAGAAATTATGGACGAATTGTATTGGAAACAGGCCTATCCGCAAAGGGATAGCTTACTGGCTACCATTAAAGATGAAAAAACACGCGACTTTTTAAATATTAACTATGGTCCATGGGATAGGTTAAATAATGATAAAGCTTTTGTTGAAGGTGTGGGTGTTAAACCTGAAGGGGCATCATTTTATCCTTATGGAATTACAAAAGAGGCAATTGAGAAATCTGATCTTGCCGATAAATTTGGGGCTTATTCTGTGGTTCAGAAAGACAGCGCAGGCAAATTAACTACCGTTCCTTACCACGTTTTATTTGCTTCAGAATTACAGAAAGTAAGTTCTCTTTTAAAACAGGCTGCTTTGATTACCGAAGATGCAGGTTTGAAAAAATATTTAAACTTAAGAGCCGATGCGCTGGTTACGGATAATTTTACTGCCAGCGATTACGCCTGGCTGGATATGAAAACCAACGGTTTGGATATCATTATCGGCCCGATTGAAAACTACGAGGATAAACTTTTTAATGCCCGGACCAGTTATGAGGCTTATGTTTTAATTAAAGATAAAGAGTGGAGCAAGCGTTTGGCCAAATATGTAAAAATGTTGCCGGAGTTACAGAAAAACCTGCCTGTTGCAGCTAAATATAAAACCGAAACCCCGGGAACAGATTCTGAGCTGAATGCCTATGATGTGGTTTATTATGCGGGAGACTGTAATGCGGGATCGAAAACTATTGCTGTAAACCTTCCGAATGATGAGAAAATACAACAGGAAAAAGGTACCCGCCGTTCGCAGTTAAAAAATGCGATGCAAGCTAAATTTGACAAAATTTTAGTGCCTATTTCGAAAGAATTAATAGATGCAGATCAACAGCAGTACATTAAATTCGATGCTTTTTTTGCCAATGTGATGTTTCACGAAGTAGCACACGGTTTAGGGATTAAAAAAACCATTACAGGAAAAGGATTTGTGCGTGCCTCCTTAAAAGAGCAATACAGCTGGTTAGAAGAAGGTAAAGCTGATATTTTAGGTTTGTACATGGTAACTGGTTTGCTTAAAAAAGGCGAATTGAAAGGTGATATTAAAGATTATTACACCACATTTATGGCGGGCATTTTACGCTCGGTACGTTTTGGTGTTTCTGAAGCACATGGAAAAGCCAATATGCAATGTTTTAACTATTTCCAGGAAAAAGGTGCTTTTGAACGTACTGCTAAAGGTACTTACAAAGTTAATTTCGAAAAATTTGCAACTGCCATGAACGATTTAAGTGCATTTATCATCACACTACAAGGTAATGGCGATAAAGTTGCGGTAGAAAAGGCACAAAAAGAAAAAGCAATTATACATCCGGAACTTCAAACCGATCTTGACCGTTTAACAAAAAAGAATATCCCGGTTGATGTTGTTTTTGAACAAGGAGTTGATGTACTTGGAGTAAAATAG
- a CDS encoding TonB-dependent receptor, whose amino-acid sequence MKNLLFAALVAMLPFFASAQFSVTGKITDQNQQALPGATVKLRNQKTAVVSDASGNYTITNLSNGKYTIVVSYVGYKSTEKTVELTQNTTLDFSLSLQNFLADEVIVRATRATDKSATTYKNISKEEIQQNNFGQDLPFILQNTPGVVVNSDAGAGVGYTGIRIRGSDNSRINVTVNGIPINDSESQGTFYVNMPDFASSVDNVQIQRGVGTSTNGAGAFGASLNIQTTASETGPYAEVNSTYGSFNTWKNTVKVGTGLINNRFSFDGRLSRISSDGYVDRGSSLLKSYFLSGAYHGNKDLLRVNVFSGNEKTYQSWNGIPQSRLENDAAGMNAYIARNELSTEDAANLLNSGRTYNSFLYNNQTDNYTQNHYQLIYARQFSDQFSFNGALHYTKGEGYYEEYRVQDKLAAYGLNPVVIPGGTPVTNTDLIRRRWLDNDFYGVTYAFNYVPEKNLNFTLGGAYNEYKGAHFGQVIWAQYASNGNIDRHYYDNDGFKTDFNVYGKVNYSPVEALSLFADLQYRRVYYDIAGTENKLNTLAINQTLNFFNPKFGATYFINPQSNVYASFSVANKEPNRDDYTDATVGVTPKPERLNDVELGYRFKNDQFNIGANAYGMFYKNQLVVTGKINDVGGNFRQNVDKSYRLGVELDGSYTISKQFIVNVNAAFSRNKIKNFTEYYDDYDNGGQVVNDYNLTDISFSPNTVLFGEVVYKPISGFAIALQSKYVSKQYLDNTQNNDRTINGYWVNNARLGYDFKFAGVKNINLGLLVNNILDKKYESNGYTYGYQSGGSRITENFFYPQAGTNFLLSLNVKF is encoded by the coding sequence TTGAAAAATTTACTTTTTGCAGCACTTGTTGCAATGCTACCGTTCTTTGCATCGGCACAGTTTTCGGTTACAGGCAAAATAACCGATCAAAACCAGCAGGCACTCCCTGGCGCTACTGTTAAATTGAGAAATCAAAAAACAGCGGTTGTAAGTGATGCCAGCGGAAACTACACCATTACAAACTTATCGAACGGAAAATATACCATCGTTGTAAGTTATGTTGGCTATAAATCCACAGAAAAAACGGTAGAACTTACACAGAACACAACCCTGGACTTCAGTTTGTCGCTACAAAATTTCTTAGCTGACGAGGTAATTGTGCGTGCAACCCGCGCCACAGACAAATCTGCAACTACTTATAAAAATATTAGTAAAGAGGAAATCCAGCAGAATAATTTCGGACAGGATCTGCCTTTTATCCTGCAAAATACGCCTGGGGTGGTGGTCAACTCCGATGCCGGTGCTGGTGTGGGTTATACCGGAATCCGTATTCGCGGGAGCGATAACAGCAGGATCAACGTTACAGTTAACGGCATTCCAATCAATGATAGCGAAAGCCAGGGAACATTTTATGTTAACATGCCCGATTTTGCCTCTTCGGTTGATAATGTGCAGATCCAGCGTGGCGTAGGTACTTCAACCAATGGGGCAGGTGCATTTGGCGCGAGTTTGAACATCCAAACTACTGCCAGCGAAACAGGACCCTATGCAGAAGTAAACAGCACTTATGGCAGTTTCAACACCTGGAAAAATACGGTAAAGGTTGGTACGGGTTTAATTAATAACCGTTTTAGTTTTGACGGGCGTTTATCAAGAATTAGTTCTGATGGTTATGTAGACCGCGGATCATCTTTACTAAAATCGTATTTTCTATCTGGTGCCTACCATGGAAATAAAGATTTATTGCGTGTAAACGTTTTTTCGGGAAATGAGAAAACCTATCAATCGTGGAACGGAATCCCGCAATCACGTTTAGAAAATGATGCGGCCGGGATGAATGCCTATATCGCCAGAAACGAACTAAGTACCGAAGATGCAGCAAACCTTTTAAACTCGGGCAGAACTTACAATAGTTTCCTTTATAATAACCAGACGGATAATTATACACAGAACCACTATCAGTTAATTTATGCCAGACAGTTCTCTGATCAGTTTTCTTTTAATGGCGCCTTACACTATACTAAAGGAGAAGGTTATTATGAAGAATACAGGGTACAGGATAAATTGGCCGCTTATGGCTTAAATCCGGTTGTTATTCCAGGAGGAACTCCGGTTACCAATACCGATTTAATTCGCCGCCGTTGGTTAGATAATGATTTTTATGGAGTTACCTATGCCTTTAATTATGTACCCGAAAAGAATTTAAACTTTACTTTGGGCGGTGCTTACAACGAATATAAAGGTGCACATTTTGGGCAGGTAATCTGGGCACAATATGCTTCAAATGGGAACATTGACAGGCATTATTACGATAACGATGGTTTCAAAACCGATTTTAACGTTTATGGTAAGGTAAACTACAGTCCGGTTGAAGCCCTAAGCTTATTTGCGGATCTGCAATACCGCCGTGTGTATTATGATATTGCCGGAACAGAAAACAAATTGAATACGCTGGCCATTAACCAAACCCTAAATTTCTTTAATCCTAAATTTGGCGCAACCTATTTTATCAATCCGCAGAGCAATGTGTATGCATCGTTCAGTGTGGCCAACAAAGAGCCTAACCGCGACGATTATACCGATGCAACAGTAGGTGTTACCCCTAAACCGGAGCGCCTGAACGATGTAGAATTAGGTTACCGTTTTAAAAATGATCAATTTAATATTGGTGCCAATGCGTATGGCATGTTCTATAAAAACCAGTTGGTGGTAACTGGAAAAATAAACGATGTTGGTGGAAACTTCCGCCAGAATGTAGACAAGAGTTATCGTTTAGGGGTAGAGCTGGATGGTTCTTATACCATTAGCAAACAGTTTATTGTAAATGTCAATGCTGCGTTTAGCCGTAACAAAATCAAAAACTTTACCGAATATTACGATGATTACGATAACGGCGGACAGGTAGTAAACGACTATAATCTTACCGACATTTCGTTTTCTCCAAATACGGTACTTTTTGGCGAGGTGGTATATAAACCTATCAGTGGCTTTGCTATCGCTTTACAAAGCAAATATGTTAGCAAACAGTATTTAGACAATACGCAAAACAATGATAGAACCATTAACGGGTACTGGGTAAATAATGCCCGTTTAGGCTACGATTTTAAATTTGCCGGCGTTAAAAATATTAACCTTGGTTTATTGGTCAATAACATTTTAGACAAAAAATACGAAAGCAACGGTTATACTTATGGTTACCAATCTGGAGGGAGCAGAATAACCGAAAACTTTTTTTACCCACAGGCAGGCACCAACTTTTTGCTAAGCCTCAACGTTAAGTTTTAA
- a CDS encoding thiamine phosphate synthase, translated as MKYIEKFQYITHDIPHLSHIEQAQQACEAGAKWIQYRCLSKTDEELLQDINAIAEICDDWGSTLIVTDHVHLNGKADIQGFHIEDMDADFIALRKLVGNDITLGGSANTIENLIRLASEGADYAGYGPYAVSETKANNYALIDIQAYNHTVKELQNKAIELPVLAVGGIKIYDVEALMQTGIYGIAVSGAVNFADDFIEAYQDFYSLVKESAVN; from the coding sequence ATGAAGTACATAGAAAAATTTCAGTACATCACACACGATATTCCACACCTAAGCCACATAGAACAGGCGCAGCAAGCCTGCGAGGCGGGTGCAAAATGGATCCAATACCGTTGTTTGAGTAAAACGGATGAAGAGCTGCTGCAGGACATCAATGCCATTGCAGAGATCTGCGATGATTGGGGCAGCACTTTAATCGTTACCGATCATGTTCATTTAAACGGAAAGGCAGATATACAGGGTTTTCACATCGAGGATATGGATGCTGATTTTATCGCCCTGCGCAAATTGGTGGGCAATGACATCACATTGGGCGGCTCGGCAAATACCATCGAAAATTTAATCAGGCTGGCCAGCGAAGGTGCTGATTATGCCGGTTATGGTCCGTATGCAGTAAGCGAAACCAAAGCCAACAATTATGCGCTTATAGATATCCAAGCTTACAACCATACCGTAAAGGAATTGCAGAACAAAGCTATTGAGCTCCCCGTATTAGCGGTAGGAGGCATCAAAATTTACGACGTAGAGGCTTTAATGCAGACCGGTATTTATGGAATAGCCGTTTCCGGAGCGGTTAATTTCGCTGATGATTTTATAGAAGCCTATCAAGATTTTTACAGTTTAGTTAAAGAAAGTGCTGTTAATTAA
- a CDS encoding glutamine--tRNA ligase/YqeY domain fusion protein: MSEEKSLNFIEEIVENDLNSGKYETLVTRFPPEPNGYLHIGHAKAICLNFGLTQKYGGYTNLRFDDTNPVTEKTEYVNSQQEDIRWLGFNWKNELYASDYFDELYGFAVKLIEKGLAYVDESSADEIAALKGTPTEPGQDSPYRNRTVEENLDIFTKMKNGEFADGAYILRAKIDMASPNMLMRDPIIYRIKHAEHHRTGNKWCIYPMYDFAHGQSDSIENITHSICTLEYVSHRELYDWFIEKLEIFPSKQYEFARLNLTSTVMSKRKLLQLVNENLVNGWDDPRMPTISGLRRRGFTPKSIRKFCERIGIAKRENLIELSLLEFCIREDLNKTANRVMAVLDPIKLVITNYEKGTEDLIGENNPEAEDGGGTRVIPFSNELWIEREDFMEVPAKKWFRLAPGAMVRLKFAYIVKCEDFVKDENGNVTEIRCTYIPESKSGSDTSGINVKGTIHWVSAPHAKTAEIRLYDRLFTSETPDAEEGDFKDYLNPESLTVLPNAYIEPALADADLEGRYQFIRKGYFCLDKDSTADRLVFNRTVTLKDTFKKPN, encoded by the coding sequence ATGAGTGAAGAGAAGTCATTGAACTTTATTGAAGAAATTGTTGAGAACGACTTAAATAGTGGTAAGTATGAAACTTTGGTTACGCGTTTTCCACCGGAGCCTAATGGTTATCTGCACATCGGCCACGCGAAAGCAATATGCTTAAATTTCGGACTAACACAAAAATACGGCGGTTACACCAACCTGCGTTTTGATGATACCAATCCGGTAACGGAGAAAACAGAATACGTTAACAGCCAGCAGGAAGATATCAGGTGGTTGGGTTTTAACTGGAAAAATGAATTGTACGCATCAGATTATTTTGATGAGCTTTATGGTTTTGCCGTAAAACTGATTGAAAAAGGTTTGGCTTATGTGGATGAAAGTTCTGCAGATGAAATTGCTGCTTTAAAAGGCACACCTACTGAACCTGGTCAGGATAGCCCATACCGTAACCGTACTGTTGAAGAGAACCTCGACATTTTTACCAAAATGAAAAATGGCGAATTTGCCGATGGTGCTTATATTTTACGGGCTAAAATCGATATGGCCAGTCCGAATATGTTGATGCGCGATCCGATTATTTACCGCATTAAACATGCCGAGCATCACCGTACCGGCAACAAATGGTGCATTTACCCGATGTACGATTTTGCCCACGGACAAAGTGATAGTATTGAAAACATCACCCACTCGATTTGTACTTTAGAATATGTTTCGCACCGCGAACTCTACGATTGGTTTATCGAAAAGTTAGAGATTTTCCCTTCGAAACAATACGAATTTGCCCGTTTAAATCTTACCAGCACGGTGATGAGTAAACGTAAGCTGTTACAATTGGTTAATGAAAACCTGGTAAATGGCTGGGACGATCCACGCATGCCTACCATTTCGGGCTTGCGCAGAAGAGGATTTACGCCAAAAAGTATCCGTAAGTTCTGTGAGCGCATCGGTATCGCCAAACGCGAAAATTTAATCGAGTTGAGTTTGTTGGAGTTCTGTATCCGTGAGGACCTGAATAAAACGGCTAATCGTGTAATGGCAGTTTTAGATCCTATCAAGCTGGTAATTACCAACTACGAAAAAGGAACGGAAGATTTAATCGGCGAAAACAATCCGGAGGCAGAAGACGGAGGAGGTACACGTGTAATTCCTTTTAGCAATGAACTTTGGATCGAGCGCGAAGATTTTATGGAAGTGCCGGCAAAAAAATGGTTCCGTTTGGCGCCAGGTGCAATGGTACGCCTAAAATTTGCTTACATCGTGAAGTGTGAAGATTTTGTGAAAGATGAAAACGGAAATGTTACCGAAATCCGTTGTACTTATATTCCGGAATCGAAAAGCGGAAGTGATACCAGCGGTATCAACGTTAAAGGAACCATTCACTGGGTAAGTGCACCACATGCTAAAACCGCAGAAATCCGTTTGTACGACCGTTTATTTACTTCGGAAACACCTGATGCAGAAGAAGGCGACTTTAAAGATTATTTAAATCCTGAGAGTTTAACGGTTCTACCTAATGCTTATATCGAACCTGCTTTAGCAGATGCCGATTTAGAAGGCCGTTACCAGTTTATCCGTAAAGGTTATTTCTGTTTGGATAAAGATTCTACTGCTGATAGATTGGTTTTCAATAGAACGGTAACACTGAAAGATACATTTAAGAAGCCAAACTAG
- a CDS encoding thiamine pyrophosphokinase, with product MSSHHIVKEKQEPALFIEELGNFNEELLGQLLEWSPTLLVNAENYDKILSLGLKVDVLVNGTQTETQENTKVIQGPVDALMVAINYLYEEKYPAVNVITRKFDLEKYAGFEDKINIVVFTEMAKHYPIKSGFSVWKPAGSEFLIHGNRYLEVTNLMQDEDEIFKVVNDGFVEFTFSGQPIFISEPI from the coding sequence ATGTCTTCACACCATATTGTAAAAGAAAAACAAGAGCCAGCTTTATTTATAGAAGAGCTTGGAAATTTTAACGAAGAGCTTTTAGGTCAGCTGTTAGAATGGAGTCCTACGCTTTTGGTCAATGCAGAAAACTACGATAAAATCTTATCGCTGGGTTTAAAAGTTGATGTTCTGGTAAACGGAACACAAACTGAAACACAGGAAAACACTAAAGTAATCCAGGGTCCGGTTGATGCGCTAATGGTGGCGATTAATTACCTCTACGAAGAGAAATATCCTGCCGTAAACGTAATTACGCGAAAATTCGACTTAGAAAAATACGCAGGTTTTGAAGATAAAATCAATATTGTCGTATTTACTGAAATGGCCAAACATTACCCCATCAAATCGGGTTTTTCCGTTTGGAAACCAGCAGGAAGTGAATTTTTGATTCACGGAAACCGATATTTAGAAGTAACTAACCTGATGCAGGATGAAGACGAAATTTTTAAAGTGGTTAACGACGGTTTTGTAGAATTTACATTTTCCGGACAACCTATTTTTATCAGCGAACCGATATGA